A genome region from Triticum aestivum cultivar Chinese Spring chromosome 2B, IWGSC CS RefSeq v2.1, whole genome shotgun sequence includes the following:
- the LOC123041358 gene encoding protein PYRICULARIA ORYZAE RESISTANCE 21: MPTLSITVDMGCSRCSAKIQRVLSSIQDRGKFVIEKIVYEDKRVLVSGPFDADKLTCKLWCKASNVIKNIEVVKPPVVAKPKDDPPKQKKQDEKPETKPAPCNQLVPYAYPYPLPYPSAWPCGCGTPCCEGHSKPPPPAPAPTCQCPAYPPYQQPMPMPCTPMVICEESPPACSVM; the protein is encoded by the coding sequence ATGCCGACGTTGAGCATCACGGTGGACATGGGGTGCAGCCGCTGCAGCGCCAAGATTCAGAGGGTCCTATCCTCCATCCAGGACCGAGGCAAGTTTGTCATCGAGAAGATCGTGTACGAGGATAAACGGGTGCTCGTGTCGGGGCCCTTCGACGCCGACAAGCTGACATGCAAGCTCTGGTGCAAGGCCAGCAACGTCATCAAGAACATTGAGGTCGTCAAGCCGCCGGTGGTAGCCAAGCCGAAGGACGACCCTCCCAAGCAGAAGAAGCAAGACGAGAAGCCCGAGACCAAGCCAGCCCCGTGCAACCAGCTGGTCCCGTACGCGTACCCGTACCCGCTGCCGTACCCATCGGCGTGGCCGTGTGGCTGCGGTACGCCGTGCTGCGAGGGCCACTCCAAGCCGCCCCCTCCGGCGCCGGCGCCCACGTGCCAGTGCCCGGCCTACCCGCCGTACCAGCAGCCGATGCCCATGCCGTGCACGCCGATGGTCATCTGCGAGGAGAGCCCGCCCGCCTGCTCCGTCATGTAA